In Kiloniellales bacterium, the following proteins share a genomic window:
- a CDS encoding helix-turn-helix domain-containing protein has protein sequence MSDPQRLPKYFTLTEAANHLGISPTTVKREIKKGRLGYIVIGERKRIMKQQLRDYINQRKQEPCLESECTAQAKSANSGSLNAQTQRPGAEPGSMPRHDRHAAHRLAQATFKKRSSSSPSGSSSTSG, from the coding sequence ATGTCGGACCCTCAGCGCTTGCCTAAATACTTCACGCTCACGGAGGCCGCCAACCATCTCGGCATCTCGCCTACAACGGTCAAGCGAGAAATCAAAAAGGGCCGACTGGGCTACATCGTGATCGGCGAGCGAAAACGTATCATGAAGCAGCAATTGAGAGACTACATCAATCAGAGGAAACAGGAGCCATGCCTCGAAAGCGAATGCACCGCCCAAGCCAAATCGGCGAATTCTGGCTCTCTCAACGCCCAAACTCAGCGGCCTGGTGCCGAACCTGGTTCGATGCCGAGACACGACAGACACGCCGCGCATCGCTTGGCACAAGCGACTTTCAAGAAGCGCAGCTCCTCCTCGCCCAGTGGATCGTCGAGCACCAGCGGCTGA
- a CDS encoding response regulator, with amino-acid sequence MAQILLAEDDDSMRDFLAKALTRAGHEVRAVGDGLDALSTLSEEKVDILLADVVMPGLDGIELARRAAKEQPGIKVMFITGFAAVALKAREETARGARVLSKPFHLRELVSQIDVMLAGNQSNTQ; translated from the coding sequence ATGGCGCAGATTCTCCTAGCTGAAGACGACGACAGCATGCGCGACTTCCTGGCCAAGGCGCTGACCCGCGCCGGCCACGAGGTGCGCGCCGTCGGCGACGGCCTCGACGCGCTCTCGACCCTGTCCGAGGAGAAGGTCGACATCCTGCTGGCCGACGTGGTCATGCCCGGGCTCGACGGCATCGAGCTGGCGCGCCGCGCCGCCAAGGAGCAGCCGGGCATCAAGGTGATGTTCATCACCGGCTTCGCCGCGGTCGCCCTGAAGGCCCGCGAGGAGACCGCGCGCGGCGCCCGCGTGCTGTCCAAGCCGTTCCACCTGCGCGAGCTGGTGAGCCAGATCGACGTCATGCTGGCCGGCAACCAGTCGAACACCCAGTAG